A genome region from Nocardia sp. NBC_01730 includes the following:
- a CDS encoding MerR family transcriptional regulator: MVSPHDGVPSPAQAVYAISVAAELAGIGVQTLRLYEQHGLLAPERSAGGTRRYSGEDLTRLHRITTLTGEGVNLTAVARILELEDTVARLRVERDRLRAKPR; encoded by the coding sequence ATGGTGTCCCCGCACGACGGCGTGCCGTCGCCCGCGCAGGCGGTGTATGCGATCTCCGTGGCGGCCGAGCTGGCCGGTATCGGGGTCCAGACCTTGCGCCTCTACGAGCAGCATGGGCTGCTCGCACCCGAACGCAGCGCCGGCGGCACCCGCCGCTACAGCGGCGAGGACCTCACGCGGCTGCACCGCATCACCACCCTCACCGGCGAGGGTGTCAACCTGACCGCAGTGGCCCGGATTCTCGAACTCGAGGACACCGTGGCCCGCCTGCGCGTGGAACGAGATCGACTACGCGCCAAGCCGAGGTAG
- a CDS encoding TetR family transcriptional regulator, whose amino-acid sequence MARYGVEHKAATRRRIIEAAGRRLKKDGIDGSGIAAVMSDANLTNGAFYAHFGSKSDLVAKVVTDQLERQRAGIGALPAGRDSLEDYIRGYLSTEHRDDHTGSCPTAALLSEIGRCDATVRDAYSEGAQSIVEEITAHLPPGRSDTSRLQTALGLFSILVTSLQLARAISDPARSDQVLDAGIHNGHYWTRQRFSLTSSIWSHRADFGHALSDTTRARVPLELRDKPAYPADLADRLGVSRARQSESSWRQPVW is encoded by the coding sequence ATGGCGAGATACGGTGTGGAGCACAAGGCTGCGACGCGCCGGCGCATTATCGAGGCGGCCGGTCGGCGACTCAAGAAGGACGGCATCGACGGCTCGGGAATCGCCGCGGTGATGTCAGATGCGAACCTCACCAATGGCGCGTTCTACGCGCACTTCGGCTCCAAGAGCGACCTCGTCGCGAAGGTCGTCACCGATCAACTCGAACGGCAGCGCGCCGGTATCGGCGCGTTACCGGCCGGTCGGGACTCGCTGGAAGACTACATCCGCGGCTATCTGTCTACCGAACACCGAGACGACCACACCGGCAGCTGCCCGACCGCGGCGCTGCTCAGTGAAATCGGCCGGTGCGACGCCACCGTCAGGGACGCCTATTCCGAGGGCGCACAGTCGATCGTCGAGGAGATCACCGCGCACCTGCCACCCGGACGATCGGACACGAGCCGACTCCAGACGGCGTTGGGCCTGTTCAGCATCCTGGTCACGTCCCTGCAACTCGCCCGAGCCATCAGCGATCCCGCGCGGTCGGACCAGGTACTCGACGCCGGAATTCACAATGGCCACTATTGGACGCGACAACGCTTCAGCCTAACGTCTTCCATCTGGTCTCACCGAGCTGATTTCGGGCACGCCTTGTCCGACACCACCCGCGCCCGGGTCCCGCTCGAACTACGAGACAAACCCGCCTATCCGGCAGATCTGGCCGACAGGCTCGGCGTCTCCCGCGCTCGACAGTCGGAATCGTCTTGGCGGCAACCAGTCTGGTGA
- a CDS encoding SRPBCC family protein — MAHVEIMVQASAEDTFAVLADGWSFASWVVGATHIRDVDPSWPAEGTQLHYRVGVWPFTMDDITQVSAVDAPRLLELEARLRPFGSAWIRLELTETAPGRTRIRMYEHTKRGPGTWVPDVLQELLLMPRNRESLSRLADIVVGRSHDAADGGQDISHI, encoded by the coding sequence ATGGCCCACGTCGAAATCATGGTGCAGGCATCGGCGGAGGACACCTTCGCCGTCCTTGCCGACGGCTGGTCGTTCGCGTCCTGGGTGGTGGGCGCCACCCACATTCGTGACGTCGACCCGAGCTGGCCCGCGGAGGGCACCCAGCTGCACTACCGCGTCGGCGTGTGGCCATTCACTATGGACGACATCACGCAGGTCAGCGCGGTCGATGCGCCGCGACTGCTGGAATTGGAGGCCAGGCTTCGGCCGTTCGGCTCGGCGTGGATCCGGTTGGAACTGACCGAGACGGCACCCGGCCGGACCCGAATCCGTATGTACGAGCACACCAAGCGCGGCCCGGGCACGTGGGTGCCCGACGTTCTCCAGGAACTGCTGCTGATGCCACGCAACCGGGAATCCCTGTCCAGGCTCGCCGATATCGTGGTCGGCAGATCACACGACGCAGCCGACGGCGGCCAGGACATCTCCCACATCTGA
- a CDS encoding DUF501 domain-containing protein: MTAPNDQDLVIIAEQLGRAPRGVLAIAYRTPDGIPAVVQTAPRLPDGTPFPTLYYLTDPRLTAEASRQESAGVMREMTERLGADPELAAGYRAAHESYLAERDAIDSLGTDFTGGGMPERVKCLHVLIAHSLAKGPGVNPLGDEAVALAADHGLRGTAIPADWPKYEPSGPRDKEVRS, translated from the coding sequence ATGACCGCACCGAACGACCAGGATCTCGTGATCATCGCCGAGCAGCTGGGCCGTGCACCGCGCGGTGTGCTTGCCATCGCTTACCGCACGCCGGACGGGATCCCGGCCGTGGTGCAGACCGCGCCTCGGCTGCCGGACGGTACCCCTTTCCCGACCCTCTACTATCTGACCGATCCCCGGCTCACCGCGGAGGCGAGCAGACAGGAATCCGCCGGTGTGATGCGCGAGATGACCGAACGGCTCGGCGCCGACCCGGAATTGGCCGCCGGCTATCGGGCCGCGCACGAGAGCTATTTGGCCGAGCGCGACGCGATCGACTCGCTCGGCACCGATTTCACCGGTGGCGGGATGCCGGAGCGGGTCAAGTGCCTGCATGTCCTGATCGCGCACTCGCTGGCCAAGGGGCCGGGAGTGAATCCGCTCGGCGACGAGGCGGTGGCGCTGGCCGCCGACCATGGCTTGCGCGGCACCGCGATTCCGGCAGACTGGCCGAAGTACGAGCCGAGCGGCCCACGAGACAAGGAAGTGCGGTCATGA
- a CDS encoding peptide MFS transporter: METLTLFGHPIGLVNLFGVELWERFSFYGMVTILGYYLYYSATDGGLGLAKDTAVGLVGAYGGLVYLSTVLGGWIADRLLGMERTLLYGGVVVMAGHIALAVLPGLAGVGVGLVLVALGSGGLKANASSLLGTLYSKGDARADGGFTLFYLGINLGAFSGPLLTGLLQTNLGFHFGFGAAAIGMALGLTQYLVFRRNLGTHGRAVPNPLSRNAVGPLVAALAGAAVLVVVVWVTGLVTLDNLPEVTTGVIVAASAGYFAVLLTSAKVTQLERSRVRAFLPLFLANAVFWSLFKQIFTVLAVYSDERMDWTIFGWTAPSSWIGSVQPVWVLLLSPLFALLWTKLGQRAPSTPRKFALGVIGMGVAFWLFVPMSGSTGRAVPALLVLAIMAAFAISELLLSPVGLAATTRLAPEAFRAQMMALYFFSVGLGTSMSGTLARFYDPGHEFAYFGITGTVVVCAGLIVAAMAPWISRSMAGVH, translated from the coding sequence GTGGAGACCCTGACCCTGTTCGGCCACCCGATCGGGCTGGTCAACCTCTTCGGAGTCGAGTTGTGGGAGCGTTTTTCGTTCTACGGAATGGTCACCATCCTCGGGTACTACCTGTACTATTCGGCGACCGACGGCGGTCTGGGTCTGGCCAAGGACACCGCGGTCGGCCTGGTTGGCGCCTACGGTGGTCTGGTCTACCTGTCCACGGTGCTCGGCGGCTGGATCGCCGACCGGTTGCTCGGCATGGAGCGCACCCTGCTCTACGGCGGCGTCGTTGTGATGGCCGGGCACATCGCGCTGGCCGTGCTGCCCGGACTGGCCGGCGTCGGGGTCGGCCTTGTGCTGGTCGCGCTCGGTAGCGGTGGGCTGAAGGCGAACGCGTCCTCGCTGCTCGGCACCCTCTATTCGAAGGGGGACGCACGCGCCGACGGCGGATTCACGCTGTTCTATCTGGGCATCAATCTCGGCGCGTTCTCCGGCCCGCTGCTCACCGGGCTGCTGCAGACCAACCTCGGCTTCCACTTCGGCTTCGGCGCGGCGGCGATCGGTATGGCGCTCGGCCTCACCCAGTACCTGGTGTTCCGCCGCAACCTCGGCACGCACGGCCGCGCGGTGCCGAATCCGCTCTCGCGCAACGCCGTCGGGCCGCTGGTGGCCGCACTGGCCGGGGCCGCGGTGCTCGTCGTGGTGGTGTGGGTGACCGGCCTGGTCACGCTGGACAACCTGCCCGAGGTGACGACCGGCGTCATTGTCGCGGCTTCGGCCGGGTACTTCGCTGTGCTGCTCACCAGCGCCAAGGTCACCCAGCTCGAGCGCAGCCGGGTGCGCGCGTTCCTTCCGCTGTTTCTCGCCAATGCGGTGTTCTGGTCGCTGTTCAAGCAGATCTTCACGGTGCTGGCGGTCTACTCCGACGAACGGATGGACTGGACCATCTTCGGTTGGACCGCGCCCTCGAGCTGGATCGGTTCGGTTCAGCCGGTATGGGTCCTCCTGCTGTCGCCGCTGTTCGCGCTCCTCTGGACCAAGCTGGGGCAGCGCGCCCCGAGCACGCCGCGGAAATTCGCGCTCGGCGTGATCGGCATGGGTGTCGCGTTCTGGTTGTTCGTGCCGATGTCCGGCAGCACAGGACGCGCCGTGCCCGCACTGCTCGTGCTGGCGATCATGGCGGCGTTCGCGATCTCCGAACTGCTGCTTTCGCCTGTCGGTCTCGCGGCTACGACCCGGCTGGCGCCGGAAGCTTTTCGGGCTCAGATGATGGCGTTGTATTTTTTCTCCGTTGGCCTCGGAACATCGATGTCGGGTACTTTGGCTCGGTTCTATGACCCAGGCCACGAATTCGCCTACTTCGGTATCACAGGGACGGTCGTGGTGTGTGCGGGGTTGATCGTCGCCGCGATGGCGCCGTGGATCAGCAGGTCCATGGCGGGCGTGCATTAG
- a CDS encoding MerR family transcriptional regulator gives MQHPNIDPADGPSAADKLDDDTYPAYSMGRAAEILGVTQAFLRGLDAAQLLTPQRSAGGHRRYSRYQLRIAARVRELVDAGNALEASCRIVILEDQLAEAQRINTDLQRELDNRGDD, from the coding sequence GTGCAGCACCCGAACATCGATCCCGCCGACGGCCCCAGCGCCGCGGACAAACTCGACGACGACACCTACCCCGCCTACAGCATGGGCCGCGCCGCGGAGATCCTCGGCGTCACCCAGGCGTTCCTGCGCGGCCTCGACGCCGCCCAGCTACTGACCCCGCAACGCTCGGCGGGCGGGCACCGCCGCTACTCACGCTACCAACTGCGCATCGCCGCGCGCGTGCGCGAACTCGTCGACGCCGGCAACGCTCTGGAAGCGTCGTGCCGGATCGTGATCCTCGAGGATCAACTCGCCGAGGCCCAGCGGATCAACACCGACCTGCAGCGCGAACTCGACAACCGCGGCGACGATTGA
- a CDS encoding cold-shock protein, with protein sequence MPTTTSPASPTDPHTHPDPHHAGESRSWQPGRVAWFDAEKGFGFLTPDCGGPAVFCGYTAIDAPGYKTLHAGQRVVFTVTNPGRGPEAVRILTYDEPATDTAAPTRLPWGGERSLSWSRRTRCRRAQAA encoded by the coding sequence GTGCCGACGACGACTTCTCCTGCCTCGCCTACTGACCCGCACACCCATCCGGACCCGCACCATGCAGGAGAATCCCGGTCCTGGCAGCCCGGCCGTGTCGCCTGGTTCGACGCCGAGAAGGGGTTCGGGTTCCTGACCCCCGACTGCGGCGGGCCCGCGGTGTTCTGCGGCTACACCGCCATCGACGCGCCCGGCTACAAGACCCTCCACGCCGGACAACGCGTGGTCTTCACCGTGACCAACCCCGGCCGCGGGCCCGAAGCCGTCCGGATCCTGACCTACGACGAGCCCGCCACCGACACCGCTGCACCGACCCGCCTGCCGTGGGGCGGCGAACGGTCGCTGTCGTGGTCGCGCCGGACCCGCTGCCGGCGCGCCCAGGCCGCCTGA
- a CDS encoding Hsp20/alpha crystallin family protein: MLMRTDPFRDLDRWTQQVFGTAAQPAAMPMDAWRDGDEFVVEFDLPGIDPDSLDLDVERNVVTVRASRPGLDANRSMIAAERPRGVFSRQLFLGESLDTDQIRADYRNGVLRLSIPVAEKAKPRKIEIARDHDREPVAINA; this comes from the coding sequence ATGTTGATGCGCACCGATCCTTTCCGTGATCTGGACCGGTGGACCCAGCAGGTGTTCGGCACAGCAGCACAGCCGGCGGCGATGCCGATGGACGCCTGGCGCGACGGCGACGAGTTCGTCGTCGAGTTCGACCTGCCGGGGATCGACCCGGACTCTCTCGACCTCGACGTCGAACGCAATGTGGTGACCGTGCGAGCCTCCAGGCCGGGCCTGGACGCGAATCGTTCGATGATCGCCGCGGAACGCCCGCGCGGGGTGTTCAGCCGTCAGCTGTTCCTCGGCGAGAGCCTCGATACCGACCAGATCCGCGCCGACTACCGCAACGGGGTACTGCGCCTGTCGATCCCGGTCGCGGAGAAGGCCAAGCCCCGCAAGATCGAAATCGCCCGCGACCACGACCGCGAACCGGTGGCCATCAACGCCTGA
- a CDS encoding CopG family transcriptional regulator translates to MGLKKTTVMVDEADLELVKMAAAREGRPESEYFREAFHLAAIRTRRWDEAWDIPVLDYGHAVTADEIDSAVREAITNTEADAG, encoded by the coding sequence ATGGGCCTGAAGAAGACGACGGTCATGGTCGACGAGGCCGACCTCGAGTTGGTGAAGATGGCCGCGGCCCGCGAAGGGCGGCCGGAGTCCGAGTATTTTCGTGAAGCTTTTCATCTGGCCGCGATACGCACTCGTCGATGGGATGAGGCATGGGATATCCCCGTTCTCGACTACGGGCATGCGGTGACGGCCGATGAGATCGATAGCGCTGTGCGAGAAGCGATCACCAACACCGAAGCCGATGCTGGATGA
- a CDS encoding Ppx/GppA phosphatase family protein, whose translation MSNRVAAVDCGTNSIRLLIADVLGDGRLADVHREMRIVRLGQGVDATGSLAPEAIERTRVALADYAAQMRAAGASRVRMVATSATRDAANREDFFAMARAELATVVQGAEAEVITGDEEARLSFAGAVGELSSEAAPFVVVDLGGGSTELVFGDGAGVQAAYSADIGCVRITERCLTGNPPTAEQIAAARAFASERLAEAFAHVPVEGAHTWVGVAGTMTTLAAVALDLPEYDAEKVHLTRLTLDQVHAVCDRLVAMNHDQRADLGPMHPGRVDVIGGGAVITEVLAEELSRRAGISELVVSEHDILDGIALSIA comes from the coding sequence ATGAGTAACCGGGTAGCCGCCGTCGACTGTGGCACGAACTCCATCCGACTGCTGATCGCCGACGTGCTCGGCGACGGCCGCTTGGCCGACGTGCACCGCGAGATGAGGATCGTCCGCCTCGGCCAGGGTGTCGACGCGACCGGCTCGCTCGCGCCGGAGGCGATCGAACGCACCCGCGTCGCCTTGGCCGACTACGCGGCGCAGATGCGCGCGGCAGGTGCCAGCAGGGTAAGGATGGTCGCTACCTCCGCGACCCGGGACGCCGCCAACCGCGAAGATTTCTTCGCCATGGCGCGTGCCGAACTCGCCACAGTTGTGCAGGGCGCCGAAGCCGAGGTGATCACCGGTGACGAAGAGGCGCGGCTGTCGTTTGCCGGCGCGGTCGGCGAATTGTCGAGCGAGGCAGCACCTTTCGTGGTCGTAGACCTGGGCGGCGGCTCGACCGAGCTGGTCTTCGGCGACGGCGCGGGTGTGCAGGCCGCCTATTCCGCCGACATCGGCTGTGTCCGGATCACCGAGCGCTGCCTCACCGGCAACCCGCCGACGGCTGAGCAGATCGCCGCGGCTCGCGCATTCGCCTCCGAGCGGCTGGCGGAAGCGTTCGCGCATGTTCCCGTGGAGGGGGCACATACTTGGGTCGGTGTGGCGGGCACGATGACCACCCTCGCCGCGGTCGCGCTCGACCTCCCCGAATACGACGCGGAGAAGGTTCATCTCACGCGGCTGACACTGGACCAGGTCCACGCCGTCTGCGACCGGCTGGTCGCCATGAACCACGACCAGCGCGCCGACCTCGGCCCGATGCACCCGGGCCGGGTCGACGTGATCGGCGGCGGTGCGGTCATCACCGAGGTGCTCGCGGAGGAATTGTCCCGTCGCGCCGGAATTTCCGAGCTGGTCGTCAGCGAGCACGACATTCTCGACGGCATCGCGCTGTCCATCGCCTGA
- a CDS encoding amino acid permease, with protein sequence MTNPRPRAGTTGDVSSRWGGLFRTKSVEQSIRDTDEPDSKLRKDLTAWDLTVFGVAVVVGAGIFTLTARTAGDVAGPSVSIAFVFAAIACGLTALCYAEFASTVPVAGSAYTFSYATFGEIVAWIIGWDLILEFALAVAVVAKGWSQYLGEVLGTTSPVAHFGPVSFDWGAVLLIAVLGVLLATGTKVSSRVSAVAVAIKLAVIALVLIVGCTYFKASNLTPYIPPSQDGKEGEGLRQSLFSYLTGAGHSNFGWYGLLAAASLVFFAFIGFDVVATTAEETKNPQRAVPRGILGSLVIVTVLYVAVSLVLTGMVPYTELTGKNATLATAFAIHGATWVKNIISIGALAGLTTVVMVMFLGQTRVLFAMARDGLVPRKLAHTGKNGTPVRITALVGVACALLAGFVDFGTLEEMVNIGTLFAFVLVSIGVLILRRTRPDLPRGFRVPLVPLIPVLAVLACLWLMLNLSVETWLRFLVWMAIGFVIYFTYSRRHSLLRQTVE encoded by the coding sequence ATGACGAACCCTAGGCCTCGAGCAGGCACGACGGGTGATGTCTCGTCTCGATGGGGCGGCCTGTTCCGCACCAAATCCGTCGAACAGTCGATACGCGACACCGACGAACCCGACTCGAAACTACGCAAAGACCTGACCGCCTGGGATCTCACCGTCTTCGGCGTCGCCGTAGTGGTCGGCGCGGGCATCTTCACCCTCACCGCCCGCACCGCCGGCGACGTCGCGGGCCCCTCCGTCTCGATCGCCTTCGTCTTCGCCGCGATCGCCTGCGGGTTGACCGCGCTCTGCTATGCCGAGTTCGCCTCCACCGTCCCCGTGGCGGGGAGTGCGTACACGTTCTCCTACGCCACCTTCGGCGAGATCGTCGCCTGGATCATCGGCTGGGACCTGATCCTGGAGTTCGCGCTCGCCGTGGCGGTGGTGGCCAAGGGCTGGTCGCAGTACCTCGGTGAGGTGCTCGGCACCACCTCGCCGGTCGCGCACTTCGGCCCGGTGTCCTTCGACTGGGGCGCGGTGCTGCTGATCGCGGTGCTCGGTGTGCTGCTCGCGACGGGCACCAAGGTGTCCTCGCGGGTGTCGGCGGTGGCGGTGGCCATCAAACTCGCTGTGATCGCGCTCGTGCTGATCGTCGGCTGCACCTACTTCAAGGCCTCGAACCTCACGCCGTATATCCCGCCATCCCAGGACGGAAAGGAAGGCGAGGGCCTGCGGCAGTCGCTGTTCTCCTATCTGACCGGCGCCGGGCACAGCAACTTCGGCTGGTACGGCCTGCTCGCCGCGGCCAGCCTGGTGTTCTTCGCGTTCATCGGTTTCGACGTCGTCGCCACCACCGCGGAGGAGACCAAGAACCCGCAGCGCGCGGTCCCGCGCGGCATCCTCGGCTCGCTGGTGATCGTCACCGTCCTGTACGTTGCGGTGTCGCTCGTGCTCACCGGCATGGTGCCCTACACCGAGCTGACCGGCAAGAACGCCACGTTGGCCACGGCGTTCGCCATCCATGGCGCGACCTGGGTGAAGAACATCATCTCGATCGGCGCACTCGCTGGGCTCACCACCGTCGTGATGGTGATGTTCCTCGGGCAGACCCGCGTGCTCTTCGCGATGGCGCGCGACGGCCTTGTGCCGCGCAAACTCGCCCACACCGGCAAGAACGGCACGCCGGTGCGCATCACCGCCCTCGTCGGCGTGGCGTGCGCGCTGCTGGCTGGGTTCGTAGACTTCGGCACCCTGGAAGAGATGGTCAACATCGGAACCCTCTTCGCCTTCGTGCTGGTCTCCATCGGGGTGCTCATCCTGCGTCGCACGCGCCCCGACCTGCCGCGCGGCTTCCGGGTCCCGCTCGTCCCGCTGATCCCGGTCCTCGCGGTGCTGGCCTGTCTGTGGCTGATGCTGAACCTGTCGGTGGAGACCTGGCTGCGCTTCCTGGTCTGGATGGCCATCGGTTTCGTCATCTACTTCACCTACTCCCGCCGCCACTCCCTGCTGCGGCAAACCGTCGAGTAG
- a CDS encoding PIN domain-containing protein: MIVIGDTSGLVAAFNSADPEHVGARAALQQAALTIVSPLVLLEVEHITTRNLNHQAAYAVNDWLLAQEHTGRIEVPTISADLLRVARKVQNRYIAMRLDLTDATNVSLAERYETVEVLTLDRRDFRAVTPLTGHAAFRLLPDDL, from the coding sequence ATGATCGTGATCGGCGACACCTCAGGTCTGGTCGCCGCTTTCAACTCCGCAGATCCCGAGCACGTCGGCGCGCGCGCAGCGCTCCAGCAGGCGGCGCTTACCATCGTTTCTCCACTCGTCTTGCTCGAAGTCGAACACATCACCACCCGAAATCTCAATCATCAAGCCGCTTATGCGGTTAATGATTGGTTGTTGGCACAAGAGCACACCGGACGCATCGAAGTGCCCACGATCTCGGCGGACCTGTTGCGGGTCGCGCGCAAGGTGCAGAACAGATACATTGCCATGCGCCTGGATCTCACCGACGCCACCAATGTTTCATTAGCCGAGCGATACGAAACTGTGGAGGTGTTGACACTCGACCGACGTGATTTCCGCGCAGTTACCCCCCTCACTGGTCATGCCGCGTTCCGCCTGCTGCCTGACGATCTCTAG
- a CDS encoding alpha/beta fold hydrolase, whose protein sequence is MLTWKDTPTKTIDVDSVPFACRELGVESDVPVVFLHHLTAVLDDWDPRVIDGIAAHHRVITFDNRGVGASGSVVPNTIEQMAADAIAFIRALGLEKVDLVGFSLGGGVAQLIALESPDLVRRMILAGTGPRGGGGIATMRKIVAIAYIKAFLARKDPREFLFFPRTTEGKQAASAYLARLQERAFDRDKKISTQARLAQLEAIVNGGNAAPDDLSQITVPVLVANGDDDLMVASSLSADMVRRLPNAELKIYPRSGHGGIFQHHSTFVPDALRFLAD, encoded by the coding sequence ATGCTTACCTGGAAAGACACGCCGACCAAGACGATCGACGTCGACTCGGTGCCGTTCGCGTGTCGAGAACTCGGTGTCGAGTCCGACGTGCCCGTCGTTTTCCTGCACCACCTCACAGCCGTGCTCGACGACTGGGATCCGAGGGTGATCGACGGTATCGCGGCACACCACCGCGTGATCACCTTCGACAACCGTGGCGTCGGAGCCTCCGGATCTGTCGTCCCGAATACCATCGAACAGATGGCCGCCGACGCGATCGCGTTCATCCGCGCGCTCGGGTTGGAGAAGGTGGACCTGGTCGGATTTTCCCTCGGCGGCGGCGTCGCCCAGTTGATCGCGCTCGAGTCGCCGGATTTGGTCCGGCGAATGATCCTGGCCGGTACCGGACCACGAGGTGGCGGCGGTATCGCTACGATGCGCAAGATCGTCGCCATCGCTTATATCAAGGCGTTCCTGGCGCGCAAGGACCCACGAGAGTTTCTGTTCTTCCCCCGCACCACCGAAGGCAAGCAAGCCGCATCCGCCTATCTCGCCCGACTCCAGGAGCGAGCCTTCGATCGCGACAAGAAGATCTCGACGCAGGCCCGGCTCGCCCAGCTCGAGGCGATCGTCAACGGTGGCAACGCCGCACCCGACGATCTGTCACAGATCACGGTGCCCGTCCTGGTCGCCAACGGCGACGACGACCTCATGGTGGCGAGCAGCCTTTCGGCGGACATGGTGCGCCGGCTACCCAACGCGGAACTGAAGATCTACCCGCGCTCCGGACACGGCGGGATATTTCAGCATCATTCGACTTTTGTTCCCGACGCGCTTCGGTTCCTCGCCGACTGA
- a CDS encoding ribonuclease Z yields MSQRELVVLGTASQVPTKQRNHNGYLLRWDDESVLFDPGEGTQRQMTYAGVTVTGLTRIGITHFHGDHSLGLAGVVQRINLDRVPHPVDVWFPASGAEYYDRLVNATSYYHRAELRPRPITGPGVVDLPGAPFTVTAVRLSHPVDTFGYRLSEPPGRHILPDRLRALGLRGPIISELQQQGSVEFAGRTITLDEISEPRPGQNFAFVMDTRLCAGVQELAADADMLVIEATFLDADAHLATEYGHLTAGQAAKAAADAGVRTLVLTHFSQRYRDLDEHLTEAAKYFPGEIHIAADLARIPLPPRR; encoded by the coding sequence GTGTCACAGCGTGAGTTGGTTGTTCTCGGGACCGCTAGTCAGGTCCCGACGAAACAGCGGAACCACAACGGTTACCTGCTTCGGTGGGATGACGAGTCGGTCCTGTTCGACCCCGGGGAGGGAACGCAGCGGCAGATGACGTATGCCGGTGTCACCGTCACCGGTCTCACCCGCATCGGTATCACCCATTTCCACGGCGATCACAGTCTCGGGCTGGCCGGAGTGGTGCAGCGGATCAATCTCGACCGAGTGCCGCATCCGGTCGACGTGTGGTTCCCGGCCTCGGGCGCCGAGTACTACGACCGGCTCGTCAACGCGACCTCCTACTATCACCGCGCCGAGCTGCGGCCCCGACCGATCACCGGCCCTGGCGTGGTGGACCTGCCCGGGGCGCCTTTCACGGTTACCGCAGTCCGACTCTCCCATCCGGTCGACACCTTCGGCTACCGGCTCAGCGAGCCACCCGGCCGCCACATCCTGCCGGACCGGCTCCGCGCCCTCGGCCTGCGTGGTCCGATCATCTCCGAACTGCAACAGCAGGGCAGCGTCGAGTTCGCCGGTCGCACAATCACTCTGGACGAGATCAGCGAGCCGCGCCCCGGCCAGAACTTCGCCTTCGTCATGGACACCCGACTCTGCGCCGGCGTCCAGGAACTCGCCGCCGACGCCGACATGCTCGTCATCGAGGCCACCTTCCTGGACGCCGACGCCCACCTTGCCACGGAATACGGCCACCTCACCGCGGGCCAGGCCGCCAAGGCCGCCGCCGACGCAGGCGTCCGCACCCTCGTTCTCACCCACTTCTCCCAGCGCTACCGCGACCTCGATGAGCACCTGACCGAAGCAGCGAAGTACTTTCCCGGCGAAATCCACATCGCCGCCGACCTCGCGCGAATCCCGCTGCCACCCCGCCGCTGA
- a CDS encoding FtsB family cell division protein — protein sequence MTERRARGTSPAGRGDRRTSHAARSRPADAAAKRSRRRAESAEKKPGARKSERGSAADKHDHTILGLSTGKAVILAIVVCALALTLAVPMRTYFTQRAEATQLAQQRDELEADLARLRDRRAEQQDPAYIRSEARDRLRLVLPGETPYIVQVPGIEAPAPPAAPTKFREPDPWYTQLWRSISEPQPTPAAAPPGREGPR from the coding sequence ATGACGGAGCGACGTGCGCGTGGTACCAGTCCAGCCGGACGCGGAGACCGCCGCACGTCGCATGCCGCCAGATCGCGCCCGGCCGACGCCGCGGCCAAGCGCAGCCGAAGGCGGGCCGAGTCCGCGGAGAAGAAGCCGGGGGCGCGCAAGAGCGAACGTGGTTCCGCGGCAGACAAGCACGACCACACCATCCTCGGTCTGTCCACGGGCAAGGCCGTGATCCTCGCGATCGTGGTGTGCGCGCTCGCCCTGACCCTCGCCGTGCCGATGCGCACCTACTTCACCCAGCGTGCCGAGGCGACCCAGCTGGCGCAGCAGCGCGACGAGCTGGAAGCCGATCTCGCCCGGTTGCGCGATCGCCGTGCAGAGCAACAGGATCCCGCCTATATCCGCTCGGAGGCGCGGGACCGGCTTCGTCTGGTGCTGCCCGGCGAGACGCCGTACATCGTGCAGGTCCCCGGCATCGAGGCACCCGCGCCGCCCGCGGCGCCCACCAAGTTCAGGGAGCCCGATCCCTGGTACACCCAGCTGTGGCGCAGCATCTCCGAGCCACAGCCGACGCCAGCGGCCGCGCCGCCAGGACGGGAAGGACCCAGATGA